Part of the Cryptosporangium arvum DSM 44712 genome, CTGCATGTCGGTGTACAGCGGCAGCAGCAGTTGGTTCAGCAGTGAGTAGCTGATCTCCGCCTCGAACTCGGAGCCGTTCGCCGGCAGCACCCGCATGCCTTCGGCGTCAGCAAGATCCGCGGCCGCGGCCAACAGCGCCGATTTGCCGACGCCGGGCTCGCCTCGGACCATGCGCATGTCACCGCCGTGGCGGATCGACTGCAGAAAGCGGCGGATGTTGGCCAGCTCGACCTCGCGGCCGAACAACGTCTCCAGCTCGGCGTGCGGCATGCAATATATTGCACTCGGCGGAGCGGGCCGGTGTCAATGCTCGGCGCGGCCGGTGCCTTCGTGGCATGCACGAATTTGCCGGAAACGGGCTCCGTCCGGCGTTGGCGGCGCAGCACGGCCGCTGCTCTTGGTGGAAGGAGCGGACCGGGCGGGCCGCGAACGCCGCGCCGCGCCCCGGACCGCTGTCCGCCGGTAGCGTCAGCCGCCATGAACTGCGGTTTCCCCCATGCGGCCGATCGAGCGCCTGATCGTTCACCGGTCCCGGCCGGGCCGGGCGACGGTCGCGGGACGACTCCGCCACGGCCACGGCGACCGGTCCGACCGCGCCGCGAGGCGCAGCTACCGGGCCGACGCCGTGCACGAGAAGCCGACGGGATCGGGCCGATCGGGCACGGCCGCCTGGGCTCGAGGCCCGGGCGAACGGGCGCTACCGGCCAGACCCTCGGCCCGGCCGGTGCGGGCCGCGACGCGGCTGGCCGCGGCGATGGTCGTCAGGCGAGACCTCGTCGCCGCGCTCGACGGCGGGCGACTGAACTCGGAGCCGCCCCGCCCGTCTGTGGGGGCGAACCGGAGCACCACAACGAGAGCGGTGATCTGCATGAACCCGCAAGTACCGATTCCCGGGCCCGACGACCCCATCTGGACCGCCGCCCGGGGGTTCGTCGTTCGTCGGAAGGAGGGACCGCTGAAACTCCTCAACGGCGGACAGGAACAGGGCCGCGTCAAAGTCACCGGAGATCGCACGGACGGCCGACTTGGCCTGCTCGAGCTGTACGTCGCACCGGGATTCGGCAACATCGCCCATGCCCACGGCGACGAGGACGAGGCGTTCTACGTCGAGTCGGGTGAGTTCCGCTTCGTCAACGGCTCGACCCAGGTCGACGCCGGTCCCGGAGACTTCGTCTACATACCCCGTGGCACCCGGCACGCGTTCAAGAACATGACCGACGACACCGGCACGCTGCTGGTGTTCTACACGCCGGCCGGTCCCGAACAGTTCTTCCTGGACTACGGCGACGATCCCGACCCGACGGGTGCGATGCCGCCGGCCTGGACGCCCGAGCGGATCGCCGCGATCGTCGCCGAGCAGGATCCCCACAAGGTGATCCCGCTCCCCGGCCCGGACTGGGACTGAGAACCGCGCCCCCGGGCCGTGCGCCGCCGATCGATCGGCACGGCGCGTGAGCTCGGGGGCGATGTCACCGTCATCCTCTCCGGAGGGTCGGTACCGAGCCGGTCCCCGGAGCCCCGGCGGCGTTGGCGGAGCTGCGAACCGGGGGGCCGATCCGGCGGGTGCGGCTGGGAAGTAGGAAGAATCCCGAGCCCGCCCTGGCGGCTCTGAAAGCGGCCGGTTTCACCTCGCACAAGGTGGGTGAGGGCTTCGGAGGCTCCATGCTGTTCTCCGATCCGCCGGACCACACCCGCCTGCGTCGACTCGTGACCCCGGTGTTCAGCGGCCGCCGCATCGCCCTGCTGGCCGGCCGGATCGAAGCGATCGCGGACGAGCTTCTCGACGCGATGGCGTCGCGGGACGAGGTGGATCTGGTGGAGGCGCACTGCGCGCCGTTGCCGATGACCGTCATCTGCGAGTTGCTCGGCGTGCCGGTTCGCCGCCGAGGACCTCGAGCTCGGCGGCGTACGCATCCGCCAAGGCGACGTGGTGGTCGTCTACCTGGGTGCGGCCAGCCGGGACGCACCTCCCTCCTGCGACGTTTTCCCGGGCTGCGCCCGGCGGTCCCGCTTTCCGACGTGCCGTGGATCCCGGCCGGAATGATGCGCGGACCCCTGCGTCTGCCCGTTCGCCGGTGAGGGTGGGCCGCCGCACCGTCAGCGGGGGAGGTGATCCTTGGTGCGGGGGCGAGCTCGTCGACGGGTGGGCGCCGGACGTGCGATGAGGTCGCCGAGCGCCACACCCGCCGCGACGGCCAGCCCGATGGAGAGGGCTAGCACGAGGGTCACCAAGCCGCTCACCACGTCGTCGCCGGCCAGTTGGTAGAAGCCCCGGTAGGCGGTCAGGCCCGGGAGGAGGGGAATGATCCCGGACAGCACGATCACCTGCGTGCGCCGGCCGGAACCCCGCCGGGACAGACCCGTCGCGAGGCCGACGACCGTGGCCGCCACACCACTGGCGGCCACGGGGCCGACGTCAGTGAGCATGATGACGGCGGCATAGGCCGCCCACGCCGTTCCTCCGACGACGAAGGCGGCCGGTAGGGAACGCAGCGGTGCATAGCCGGCCAGCGCGAACAGGGCCGCGGACAGCGCCGCGGCGACGGTGGTGAGGACGAAGCCGGCCATGTCGGCCCGGAGCGGCTCGGCCGGGTCGAGGTCGAGGTCGAACACGAGGCCCAGCTTGAGGCCGAGGATGACGCCGACCAGCAGCCCGGCCGACAGCAGCGTGATCTCCGCCGCGCGGCCGGCCGCCGTCACGTAGAAGCCGGAGATGGCGTCCTGAACCGTTCCCACCAACGTCAAGCCCGACAGCAGGGCGGTGAGGCCGGCCGCGATGACCAGTGACGGCTGGGTGTCGCCGGGCAGAGCGCCGGCCGCGAGCAGGCCGAGCGTCGCGACGGTCGACATCAGGGCGCCGGTGACCTGCAGGAAGAACGGCGCGACGTCCCGGCGCTGGAGGACGACCCCGAGGCGGTCGATGAGTGCGGTCACCGCGAAGGCCGTCGCCGCGATGACCGCCGAGCCGCCGAGCAGCACCGCCACCGCGGCGGCCAGCCCGGCCAGCCCCGCGGTGGCGACCCAGCGTGGGTACGGATGCCGGGCGTTCACCGCCTCGCTCACGGCGGCCACGGCGGCCGGGACGGTCATCCGCGATCGTGTCACCTGGTCGACGATGCCGGTGATCAGGGCGATGCGCGTCAGGTCGGTGGTGCCGTAGGTGGCGAGCCGCATCGTGGTCACCGGCGCGGCCACGTTGCCCCGGTGAAAGCACATCGTGATCGCGTTGAACGTGATGTCGACGTCGACCGTCGGCAAACCGCACGCGGCCGCCAGCCCGGTCATCGTGGCCGAGGTCTCACCGACTGGTTCGCCGGTGGACAGCAACACCTCGCCGACCTGTATGCAGAGGTCGAGGACCTCGAGCACCTGGGCGTCCGTCGGCACGTCCGGCCCGAGGTGGCGCAGCAGCTCGACGGTGGGCTCGCCGCCGCGCAGCAGGACCTGCGCTTCACGCGCGACGGCGCCGCGGGCCCACCGGACGAGGGATCCGGGTCGCATGTGTCGTCCTCTCCTCGTCCCGGCCGGCCGGCCGGATCCGCGCCGCCAGGTCTACCTGGCTCAGGCGCGGCCCGTCTTCCGACACGGTGACCTCCGCCGTCCACCGGCGCCCGGGCGTCCCGATCCGGGCGCCGACCCGCTCCGCAAGCGGCAGCCGGAGGCGATCGCAGGCCGGGAAGCGGCGGGGGTACGGCTGCGGGCGGCCGTGCGCGAGACGTCACTCATGCGGCCTCGCCGGCCCTCAACTGCCGAGCAGCGCCGCGCGCAGCGACCGCACGGCGTAGTGGGCGCGGGACTTGACGGTGCCCACGGGGACGCCGAGGTGGGTGGCGGTCTCGTCGAGGGAGCGGCCTCGGACGTAGATCTCGTCGAGAACCGTGCGGTGGGCGGGGCTGAGGCCGTCGACGGCCTGGCGCAGGGTGAGCCGAGCGACGACGGTCTCGGCCGCTCCGTTGCCGGTCGCCGTGGGCTCGCTGTCGCGCATGCTCACCTCGGCGGGACGTGACTGGCGCTTGCGGTGGACGTCGATGGCGAGCCGGCGGGCGACAGTGAACAGCCAGCGTCGCTGGGATGCGGGTTCGGTGGGGACCGCGTCGAGGCTGCGCCAAGCGCGAAGCATGGTCTCCTGAACGAGATCCTCGGCGGTGTAGGCCGTGCCGGGGGAGACGAGACCACGCAAGAAGTGCAGCAGCGCGTTGCCGTTGTTGCGGTGGATCTCGCGCATGTGTTCCGCGCGAACGGCCGGTGGGACGACGCTGCCGCGATTCAGCGTGGTGGTGGTCATGGTCGGGCCCCGTAGTGTTCTTCGACTGGTCGCGCCGAACGCTACGAGGGGTGCCGTGAACTGCTACTTCAACGGTAGTGACACGGAAGTGCCACCGGTCCCGACGACGTCGGGCGCCACGACGCGCGGATTTGGTCAGCGCCGCTGACCGTGCCTACCGCACCGTCCCGCGGCCCGGCTTCGACGGCGCGGCGCCCCCGACCGCGAACGGGTGGCGGTCGGGGGCACTGCGCTGCATGAAGCGGGTACCCGCTCCGACGTTGGTCCCGTACTCCGATCGGTCAGTAGTCGGGGTTGTAGTTGAAGTACCACAGGTTGTTCCCCGAAGGGCCGATGTTCCAGCACTGACGAGTAATGCGGTAGTAGCGCGCGTAGTTGCTCTGCTCCTGAATGCAGGCGCTCCGCGACGTGTAGGGCCCCTTGACTTCGACCGCCGCTTGGGCTGGTGCCGCACCTCCGACAAGCAGGCCGCCCAGCATGAGTGTGCCCAACGTTGCCCCGAACAACTTCCGCATGATCTCTCTCCGATCGACGAGAAGTCTTACCTGGCGCTCCGGACTCCATCACTGGGCACTACACGCTGACTACACATTGGACACAAGCTCCTGTAGACGCTGTCCCGCGCGCAGAGGTCCGCCCACGCGTGAGGACGTGATCGAGACCTCTGGGCCAGGTGGGGCGCGGATTGAACGACGCTGCGTTGCCGACGTCGGACAGGTGAGACGGGTGTGGTCCCGTCCTCGAACCGGCTGCCCTGACCTTGGAGGCATCACCATGGCCCGCCCGATCGTCGCCGACCTTCCGCTGACGACGCTGCGATTGTCCCAGGACGGCCCGGTGCTGACCGTCCGGATCGATGCCCCGCCGCACGACTACATGACCGCCGCGATGCAGCAGGACTTCCTGGACCTGGTCCGCGCCGTCGACGCCGATGGCACGGTCCGGGCCGTCGTCGTGACCGGAGCCGGACCGGGCCGGTACCTCGCCCACTACGACATCGGTGACCTCCTCGTCGCGGCGGAGGCCGCGCCGCTGCTGCCGCGGCCGGCGGCTCGGCTGCTGCTGGGCGCGGTCCGCGCCGTCACCGCGGCCGGTGGCGAGCGCCTGATCGACCGGTCCCGGCTGTCCGGAATCCTGGCGATCACCCGGTTCCACGAGCTGGTCACGCGGCTGCTTCGATCCCGGGTGATCTGGATCGCCGCCATCGACGGTCCGTGCGGAGGGGGCGGCCTGGAGATGTCGGTCTGCTTCGACATCCGGGTCGCTGCCGACACCGCGTCATTTCTGCTGCCGGAGCTGTCGATCGGGCTCACCACCACCGTCGGCGCCCAACGCCTGGTCCACCTCATGGGGCCGGCCCGGGCGCTGCGGATGATGCTCGAGGCCCGGGCCTGGTCGGCCGCGGAGGCGCAGGACGCGGGGTTGGTCGAACGGGTGCTCCCGGCCGGGGACGTCGTCGTCGAGGCCCAGGCGATGGCGGCCCGGTACGCGCGCCGCTCGCCGACCGCGGTGGCGGCGCAGAAGCGCATCATCAACACGGCCTACGACGTCGGTCTGCGGGCCGGCCTCACGGAGGAGGGTGTCGCGCAGATGACCAACGTGCCGACCGCGCGCACCCGCGCGTCCCTGCGGACCTGGTTGTCGATGCAGAGCGCGGACGGCGCTTCGGTGTTCCGCACCGACCCGGAACCGTGGGCGGACGGCACCGCGGTGGCGGAGACCTCTTTGACTACTGCTCGCGACGCGGTGTGAAATATATTGCATGCCGATTCCAGAGGATGTGGGCGTCATCGCGCGACCGCTGTTGCGTGAGAACGCCTACCGGTCGATCCGGGACGCGATCGTCGACGGCACCCTGGCCCCGGGGGAGCGGCTGAACGACGCGGAACTGGCGCAGTGGCTGGGGGTGAGCCGGACGCCGATCCGTGAGGCGCTGACCCGGCTCGAGGAGAGCGGACTCGTCCAGACCAAGCCCGGTCGCTACACGATCGTCAGCCCTCTCGACACGCGCGCCGCCCGGGCGGCGCAGACGGTGACCGCCGCGATGCACGAACTGGCCGTGCGGGAGGCGGTGCCCCACCTGTCGTCCGCCGAGATCGAGGCGATGCGGCAGGCGAACGTCCGCTTCGCCGGTGCTCTGCGAGCCGACGAGGTGGACGCGGCGATCGCGGCCGACGACGAGTTCCACAACGTCGCGGTGACGGCCTGCGCCAACCCGGCCGTGCGCACGGTGCTCGAGCAGTTCACCCCGGTGCTGCGCCGGCTGGAGCGACTGCGCTTCTCGTCGTTGATCGGACGCGGCTCGGTGGCCACCCACGATCGCATCATCGCGCTCTGCGAGGCGGGCGACGCCGAGGGTGCGGCGGCTGCGGCCCGCGACAACTGGCTGAGCCTGAGCGAAGTGTTCGACGTCGACGACTCGGACGCTCCGCGCGCGCAGTGACGACGTCGCGGCACCGCGCCGAGGCGGACCGCGCGGATACCGGAACACCATCGGTCGAATGACTTAACGACACCGGGGCGACGCGGCCGCCGGACCGCCCCGGAATCGCCGTCGGCCGTCGGCCGGAGCCCGCCCGTCCACGCCGTCGGCCGGCGCGGCGGGGATCCGGGCCGCTCCACGGACAGGCGAATGACTGATTCGGCCGCCGGGCCGGCCGCCCAGTCTGTATCTCAGCAGCGGCCGCCCGCCGGGCGCTCCGCCACCGCTCGTCGTCAGGGAGCCCACATGAAGCCCACCATCGTCCTGGTCCACGGGGCCTTCGCCGAGTCCGCCAGCTGGAACGGCGTCATCAGCCGGCTGCAGGCGGCCGGTCACCCCACCATCGCGGCCGGGAACCCGCTGCGCAGCCTGTCCGGTGACGCCGCCTCCGTCGCCAGTCTGCTCGCCACCATCGACGGCCCGATCGTGCTGGTCGGCCACTCTTACGGGGGCGCCGTGGCGTCCAACGCCGCGGTCGGCAACGACAACGTCAAGGCTCTGGTCTACGTGGCCGCGCTGGCCCCCGACAAGGGTGAGAACGTGCCCGACCTGACCGGCAAGTTCCCCGGCGCCACGCTGGGCGACCATCTCCGCGAGGTGCCGCTGGGTGACGGCACCGCCGACGCCTTCGTGGTGCCGGAGCACTATCACGAGCACTTCGCCGCCGATCTGACGGCTGAGGAGGCCGCTCTCGCCGCCGCCACGCAGCGGCCGTTCAACAGCAACGCGGTGACCGAGGCCTCGGCCGAGCCGGCCTGGAAGACGATCCCGTCCTGGTTCATCTCGCCCGAGCTCGACCGGGCCATTCCGCTCGAGGTGTTCCGTTTCATGGCCGCGCGCGCCAACGCCCGCGAGGCGGTCGAGGTCCCCGGCGCGTCCCACGCTCTGCCGGTGTCCCAGCCGCAGCGGGTGGCCGACTTCATTCTCCAGGCCGCGGCCTCGGCCTGACTCCGACGGGGCGACTCAGGTAAGTCCGGACGACCGCCGGTACGGCCGTCGTCGCGGGCGTGGTGGCCGCCGTGATCGACCAGGCTGCTCGCGCCACCACACGCTGACCATCGGTTGCCGCCCGGCCGCCAGGCCGGCCCGGCGGCAACCGTCCCGGCGGAGAAGGGAGGTGGATTTCGTGCCGGTGATCGACGACGGCGGAACAGCGTTGTGGTTCGGCGTGCTCGGGCCGGTGCAGGTCCGGCGGCAGGGTGCGGAGATCGATCTCGGCCCCCGTCAGCAGCGGCTCATCCTCGCGCTGTTGCTGGCGAACGCGGGACAGCCGGTGGGCATCAACGACATCGTCGACGTGCTCTGGGATCAGCGGCCGCCACCGAGCGCCGTCAACGTCGTGCACCGTTACGTGGGGGCGATCCGGCGATCGTTCGAACCGGGGCTCGCTCCCCGGTCCGCCGGGCGCTGGCTGCTGGGCGACGCCGCCGGATACCGAATGCGCGTCGACGCCGAGAATCTGGATCTGCTGCACGTCCGGCGGCTCGCCGAGCAGGCCCGGTCCGACGAGGAAGCCGGTCGGCTCACCGAGGCGATGTCGGCCTACGAGACCGCGCTGGGCCGCTGGCGGGGGCCCTGCGCCGGAATTTCGGAGCTGGCGACCTTCGACCACCTGGCCTTCGGCGTCGTGGATCACGAATGCGCCGATCTGGTGCGCGCGGCCGCCACGCTGGCCGTGCGTCTCGACCGGGCCCGATCCGTGCTCTCCGTCCTCCGGCGCATGGCCGAGCAACGGCCGTGGGACGAGGCGTTGCAAGCCCAGCTGCTGCTGGCACTGTCCGCCGACGGCAAGCGGGCAGAAGCCATCACGCTGTACCAGAACGTGCGGGGACGCCTCGCCGACGAGCTGGGTGTGGACCCCGGTGAGGAACTCCGCGAGGCGTTTCAGCGGGTCCTGCGACAGGACTCCGCCGAGCCGGGCCCGTCGCCGGTGCCGGGCCGGTTGCGGATCGCCGGCGTCCGGGCGACCCACCGCGTGCTTCCGGCGCAGCTACCGGCCGATCTACCGCACTTCACCGGCCGGGACGAGGCCCGGCACCGGACGCTGAGCGTGGTCAACGGCCAGGTCCTGGCCAGGGTGTCCATGCCGGTGCTGGCCATCGACGGCATCCCCGGCATCGGGAAGACCTCACTCGCCATCCATCTGTCCCACCAACTCGCCGACGCCCACCCCGACGGGCAGCTCTACGTCGACCTCCGGGGGTTCGACCCCGGCCGGGTCGCGTTACCGCCGGCGGAGGCACTTCACCTGTTCCTCAACGCGCTCGGCGTGCCCGACGCGGAGATTCCGGCGAACCTGGACGCCCGCTCCGGCCTCTACCGCAGCGTACTGGCCGGTCGCCGGATCCTGATCCTGCTCGACAACGCCCACGACGTCGAGCAGGTACGCCCGCTGTTGCCGGGCGCCCCTGGCTGCCTGGTGCTGGTCACGAGCCGTCGGCGCCTCACCGGGCTGGCCACCGCGCACGGCGCCCGCCTGATGACGCTCGACGTGCTGTCGGCCGACGAGGCGCGTGCCTTCCTCATCGCGCGTGTCGGCGCGGCCCGTACGGCGGACGACCCGCGGGCACTGGACGAGATCGTCGAGCGCTGCGGCCGTCTCCCGCTCGCGCTGGCCGTGGTCGCCGCCCGGGCGCTGACCCACCCGGATCTCCGGCTGACCGACGTCGCCCGGGAACTGCGCGAGACCCGGGGAAGCCTGGACGGCTTCTCGGGCGACGACGTGAGCAGCGACATCCGGACCGTTTTCTCCTGGTCCTATCAGCGGCTGGGTGTTCGCGCGGCCCGGACGTTCCGCCTGTTGTCGCTGCACCCCGGCGCCGACGTCACCCTGTCGGCGATGGCCGGGCTCGCTGGTGAGCCGCCGGCGGAGATGCGGGCCCTGGCCGGGGAGCTCGTGCGTACCGGGCTGATCACCGAGTACCGGCCGGGACGGTTCAGCACGCACGACCTGATCCGCGCCTACGCGCAGGAACTGATGCGTTCGCACGACGACGAGCCGGACCGGGACCGGGCGACGCGCCGGCTCGTCCAGCACCACCAGCTGGCGGCCGACCGGCTGCTCGACCCGACGACTCCGCGGGAACCGCCACCGACAGTCGTCGCCCCGGCTCGGAACGCTGCCGACGAGGCCGTCGCCTGGCTGACCGCCGACCGCGAGGTGCTCACGGCGACGGTCCATCGGGAGATCGACGAGGGCCGCCCGGCCACGACGGCTCGGGCCTGTCCGCGGGCGGCCTCCGCGGCCAGGGATCACCCGGGTCGCGCTCACGGGTCTCGCAGTACCCTCGGTCCGGTCACGTTCGCTCAGGGGAACCATCCCGACTCGGTGGCCCGGCTGCGCGTCCCGCGCCGGTACGGGCCGCAGCCACCCCGGTAGGGGGCGCGGTCCACCGGGCGGGAGCGAGGGTCGTGGATCCGGCGCACGACGGCGAGGCGACGGGGTGTGCTTTCCGGCCCTCGGGGTGTGGCTGCGACCTCGACGGCGTCCCGACCGGCGGCTCCTCACCGGCGTCGCGGACGCCGACGCCGTCCGCTCGCTGGGAACCCGGCACCTCGCCCGGGATCTGACCGGCGCTGTCGGGTCAGTGGAGTGTTCCGTAGTCGATGCGCAGGGCTGATGCCATGGCTCGCACGTTCGACCGGGCGAGGTTGTCGAACGGTACCCAGCCGGGGAAGACGACGTCGATCAGATCAACGTCCGCTGGTGGGGCGCGTAGATGAACAGGTTCCCGGGAGAGTGGTTGGGCCCTCGGTAGTCGAGTCGCAGCTCCTGGTCTCCCACGGTCAGAACGTGGCTGTCGTCGACGATCCCGGTGGGCTGCGGCCGGTGCTCGTCGTTCAGCCGGGAGAGCAGCGCGGCGGTGTCACGGTGGGCCCATCACTGGGCGTCCCGCGGATAGATCGACGCTGCGCCGATGTGATCGAAGTGGTGGTGACTGTGGACGACGTGGGTCACCGGCCTGCTGGTGACTTCAGCGACGGCGGGCAGGATGGAGCGCCCGAGAGCCGGCGGGGCGTCGACCGCGATCACGCCGTCGTCGGTCACCAGGAACATCATCTGGTAGACGCCGTCGGTCACGAGGTGTAACCCGTCGCCGATTTCCTGGCGCAGGTACCCGTGCTCGGGGATGGCCGGACCTTCGGCCCCCGAAGGCACCGGCGCGAACGAAGGAAGATTCGAGGTCATCTCAGCTCTCCTTGACAGTGGTGTGATCGGTCTTGCGGATGGGGTCGGGTACGCCGGAGCCCGGAGACCACTGACCGGACAGGTTCATGCTCCAGCTCGTCGAGGGCACGATTTTCAGGACTTCCTGACCGTGGCGGCGGACGAACTCGGCGGTGCCGTGGACGCGGAGGTACCGAGGGGTCCAGGGCCGATGGGACTTCAGATCGTCGATGGTCAAGGCGACCCTGGTGTTGCCGTCGCGTACGTTGCGGGCGCGGCGCGTATTGGCCGGTCGGAAGCCGCTGCGCGCACAGGTCGAAGACGTCTGGTCGGACCTCGAAGCCGCTGTCACCCGCAACCTCGATGCGGGGCAGGAAGCCCAACTGCTCCAGCTGCTCGAACAAAGCCGAAGCGGCTCTGATACCCGTCGCTGCCCATGCGGAGCCCGACGGGATGGCTCAGCTCTGATCGAACTGGCGTCGGGCCGGCCGGCCCCTCTCCGCGAATCCTTCACCACACCGCCCTTCCCCTCAAGCGTGCGAGTCCGGACGCGCAGCCGCGGACGGATCGCATCGGTCCCACCCGGCGGTCAGGATGCTGACGGCTCCGCACCGACCGGCCCGGCCGACCGGGACCGCACGGCCGCGGCGACCCGTCTCCTGGTGAGCGGGAACGGCGATCGTGGAGGGCGGATGGATCTCCGTAGCGTCGTGGCGGACATCACGTCTTGTGAAGGTCCGTGTCATCGAGGCGGTCGCTCCGCCGACCCGGTTCGCGCGTGGCCGGCACTGCCTGGGGCTGGCTGACTCCTTTCGCGACGGCGAGGTCGGTGTAGGTGAGTCGGAGCATCGTCCGTGCGGTGAACATCGCCGACTCCTTGAGCAATTGCTTGTTCGGTAAGCTCGTCAGCGGGCAGGACCGGGGGAAGGGAGCAGTCCATGGTCTCGACGGAGTCGGTGCCGCGCTCGAAGCGCCGCGCCACGTCCCAGAAGTCGCTCGGACGCCGGAGCGAGTTGCTCGCGATCGCCGCGGAGATGTTCGCGACCCGCGGCTACGCGCAGACGACCGTGCGGGACATCGGCGACGCCGCGGGCATCCTGTCCGGCAGCCTCTATCACCACTTCGACTCCAAAGAGGCGATGCTCGACGAGATCCTCCGGGACTTCATGGGCAGCCTCCACAGTGCGTTCGCCGCGATCGCCGCCGAGGAAGAGGGGCCGCGGCAGGTACTCGAGGGACTCATCCGCTACTCCATCGCCACGATCCACGACCGCCCGCACGCCGTCGCGCTCTATCAGAACGAGTCGTCGCTGCTCGCTCACCTGCCGGATTTCTCCTACGTGGCCCAGATCAGCGCCGACATCGCGAAGATCTGGCTGGACGTGCTCGCGGCCGGCCGGGAGGCGGGCACCTTCCGGCGCGACCTGGAGCCGGGTATCGCCTATCGGTTCATCCGGGACTCGGTGTGGGGGTCGGTCCGCTGGTACTCCCCGGACGGCGCGCTCGACCACGAGACGGTAGCCGAGCAGTACCAGAAGATGTTGTTCGGCGGCCTGCTCGCCGAGTGAGCGTCAGCCCCGCACCTCCCGATCACGCAGGCCCTCCGGGTCGATCACGGCCCGGATCAGCCGCAGTTCGTCCGGGGTGGGCTGCCGGGTCGGCGGTGCGTCGGAGCAGTCGATCGGGAATCCGGTGTTGGCCTTCACCTCCTCGGCGGTGACGTCGGGGTGCAGCGAACGGACCTCCAGGCGACCGTCGGCGTCGTAGCCGAGCACCGCCAGGTTCGTGACGACCACGCCGAGGTCGTGATACTTCAACGAGCCGCTCGGATGCGCCCGTGCCCGGTCGTTGCCGACCCCGCAGACGACGTCGACGTGCTCCACGAACACCTTCGCCGAGTGCCGGGACACCCAGTAGTCGGTGCGGTGGTTGACGGTGTTGCCCGGCGCGCCCCGGGCTCCGATCAGCTGGCGCTTCGGGCGATCCCAGTCGCCGATCAGCGAGATGTTCTGATTGCCGTACCGGTCGATCTGGCTGGCGCCCATCATGCTCTGGCGACGTCCGGAGTTCAGGATGTCGAAGATCGCGCGGAACGGCGCCCAGCCCTCGATCTGGCCGCCGGTGGCGGCGGTGCCGCCCAGCGGCGGCGGCTCGCTCATCAGGAACGCTTCGCCGTCGGTGAGCACCAGGTCGGGGGAGTGGGTGAGACGGGCCAGGCGGGCGCTGATCGTGGGAACGGTGCCGACGGCGTGTGCGAGTACCTCGCCGGCGCCGCGCCAGGCGTCGGCGCAGGCGATCACGCAGATCTCGGCCCGGGTGACGTCGTCGCTCATGCCGGTGCTCCTTCCAGCGCG contains:
- a CDS encoding MBL fold metallo-hydrolase, translating into MTSNLPSFAPVPSGAEGPAIPEHGYLRQEIGDGLHLVTDGVYQMMFLVTDDGVIAVDAPPALGRSILPAVAEVTSRPVTHVVHSHHHFDHIGAASIYPRDAQ
- a CDS encoding CoA-transferase subunit beta, translating into MSDDVTRAEICVIACADAWRGAGEVLAHAVGTVPTISARLARLTHSPDLVLTDGEAFLMSEPPPLGGTAATGGQIEGWAPFRAIFDILNSGRRQSMMGASQIDRYGNQNISLIGDWDRPKRQLIGARGAPGNTVNHRTDYWVSRHSAKVFVEHVDVVCGVGNDRARAHPSGSLKYHDLGVVVTNLAVLGYDADGRLEVRSLHPDVTAEEVKANTGFPIDCSDAPPTRQPTPDELRLIRAVIDPEGLRDREVRG
- a CDS encoding TetR/AcrR family transcriptional regulator, with translation MVSTESVPRSKRRATSQKSLGRRSELLAIAAEMFATRGYAQTTVRDIGDAAGILSGSLYHHFDSKEAMLDEILRDFMGSLHSAFAAIAAEEEGPRQVLEGLIRYSIATIHDRPHAVALYQNESSLLAHLPDFSYVAQISADIAKIWLDVLAAGREAGTFRRDLEPGIAYRFIRDSVWGSVRWYSPDGALDHETVAEQYQKMLFGGLLAE